In one Amia ocellicauda isolate fAmiCal2 chromosome 2, fAmiCal2.hap1, whole genome shotgun sequence genomic region, the following are encoded:
- the phactr1 gene encoding phosphatase and actin regulator 1 isoform X3, translating into MRSESLVPGTHTPPIRRRSKFATLGRLFKPWKWRKKKSEKFKQTSAALERKISMRQSREELIKRGVLKEIFEKDGTIPVTKEDGKLENGQSPVSSSNTLESEAEDRTYEVLPRPELMDGTASVEYQISVEAGICSQDPSMKPTLVLPPKKTVAFPGDNQDTPIKQPMFLKQPPALPPKPFSRIPNHIADSGQPIKLPCMPGKLSPPLPPKKVMICVPPGSMESTLASYSSQKCSQQSLAQHHSSILPSQLAAHQHQLQYGSLHLSSGAGPIPIHPPVPPSRVIEELNKTLALTMQRLESSALHTGQGTMLDGRQVPTVVIECDDDKENVPNESDYEDLPSMYKDDDDDDDDDEDDDDDDDDSTLFTSSLAMKVCRKDSLAIKLSNRPSKRELEEKNIIPMQTDEERLEMRQQIGTKLTRRLSQRPTAEELEQRNILKPRNEQEEQEEKREIKRRLTRKLSQRPTVEELREKKILIRFSDYVEVADAQDYDRRADKPWTRLTAADKAAIRKELNEFKSTEMEVHESSRHLTRFHRP; encoded by the exons CTCTGGAAAGAAAGATCTCAATGAGGCAAAGCAGAGAGGAACTGATCAAACGGGGTGTGCTAAAGGAAATCTTTGAGAAAG ACGGGACGATCCCTGTAACAAAAGAAGATGGGAAGTTAGAAAACGGGCAGTCACCGGTGTCCAGTTCTAACACATTAGAGAGTGAAGCAGAGGATCGTACCTATGAGGTGCTCCCCAGACCAGAGCTCATGGACGGGACCG cCTCTGTAGAGTACCAGATATCTGTGGAAGCAGGCATCTGTTCCCAGGACCCTTCCATGAAGCCCACCTTGGTTTTGCCTCCCAAAAAAACGGTTGCCTTCCCTGGTGACAATCAGGATACGCCGATCAAGCAGCCCATGTTCCTCAAACAACCCCCAGCTCTTCCTCCGAAACCGTTCTCCAGGATTCCCAACCACATAGCTG ATTCAGGCCAGCCCATCAAACTACCCTGTATGCCGGGTAAGCTGTCTCCTCCACTACCTCCAAAGAAGGTGATGATCTGTGTCCCACCGGGCTCCATGGAGTCCACCCTCGCTTCCTACTCCTCACAGAAGTGCTCTCAGCAGTCCTTGGCCCAGCACCACTCCTCCATACTGCCGTCCCAGCTTGCCGCACACCAGCACCAGCTGCAGTACGGAAGCTTGCACCTGTCTTCTGGAGCCGGGCCCATCCCCATCCACCCGCCAGTACCTCCCAGCAGAGTCATTGAAGAGCTCAACAAGACCTTGGCCTTGACGATGCAGAGACTCGAGAG CTCTGCTTTGCATACAGGACAAGGGACCATGCTAGATGGAAGACAAGTGCCAACTGTAGTGATCGAGTGTGATGATGACAAAGAAAATGTGCCTAATGAATCCGACTACGAGGACCTTCCCAGCATGTACAAAGATgacgacgatgatgatgatgatgatgaagatgacgacgacgacgatgatgatAGCACACTCTTTACAA GCTCACTAGCAATGAAGGTCTGCAGAAAAGATTCGCTGGCAATCAAGCTCAGCAATCGGCCATCCAAACGAGAGCTGGAGGAGAAGAATATTATCCCCATGCAGACGGACGAAGAGAGGCTTGAGATGAGGCAGCAAATTGGAACCAAATTAACACG acgaTTGAGTCAACGCCCTACAGCAGAAGAACTCGAACAAAGGAATATTCTTAAAC CAAGGAATGAGCAAGAAGAACAGGAAGAAAAGCGAGAAATTAAAAGAAGACTAACACGGAAG CTCAGTCAGAGGCCTACGGTAGAGGAACTTCGAGAAAAGAAGATCTTAATACGTTTCAGTGACTACGTGGAGGTGGCTGACGCGCAGGACTACGACAGGAGGGCCGACAAGCCCTGGACTCGACTCACAGCAGCTGACAAA gcTGCTATTCGGAAAGAACTGAATGAATTCAAGAGCACGGAAATGGAGGTGCACGAGTCGAGCCGCCATCTAACCAG gttCCACAGACCATAG